Genomic window (Cucumis sativus cultivar 9930 chromosome 2, Cucumber_9930_V3, whole genome shotgun sequence):
aactgtgaaaaggaagaatttgtttttgttttctattaatctttttctattttctaaaacaattttatgatCACAAActaaataaagtttatatacCATTTTGGTTCTCAGGCTTAGTTCACATAATTccaataaatattgaatttagtcaattaatcttgggttaatgttgatttttaaactcttttttttgttatctacttCTCGTAagacaatttaaaattaaattcacatattatatttctttacatcgaaattaactttattaaactaattttgattaacaattttttttaaagatttattgaatgcattatatgaattaaaattgaagaaacttaaaaatataagagtTGGAAGGataaagtaaataatgtaaacaataaaataaagtattgtGGATGAATCAAATACTTATTGTACATGTTCAAGGTTTTATGATACATTGTTGGGAAAGGTCATTAATAATGCTTTGGATGGGTTAAATTCAGTTCATCTTTTACGTTGGGTGGTATTAAGGaaattgcaaaataattatattattaacaaattttaagttataattgGCCTTTCATTTTTGGTACAAtacttttaaacaatattaatttctcgtatttatatcacaaaattaggtttttaaaataaacataatatcAAAGATTAATTTCCTATTGAATACCATGTGCCGACAGATATAACAAATggttttaaattgaataaatcaaCACATGATCACTTACTTTTACTTAGGAGTGGTtgtttgtcaaaaaaaaaatagtcgaTTTGTGATGCAAACTAGTTCAAACACTTTCatcatctttctcttttacCCGTTGGAGATGAGAAGTTCAATAGTGGAACGTTATGAGGGCATTTTGGGCTTTTCACTTGCTTATGGGTTTCCAAAAacagtattttaaaaaatgagctAAGAATTGAAAACTGAAAGCGTCAATTTTGTTGGTCTCTATTATCAGcagttttgtgttttatattCGTATTAACTATAGTGAAATTGATTATCATTCTATTTGtgagaaaattatttgtaaagaTATTGTTAGTTTCTACGTGTTTGAAAGATCGAGTTGTGGATTTGTTGACCAAAGTCCTCTCATCTCAATCATTTCAAACATGTATTTAGTCTTTATAAGTATGCCGATGAAATCTTTACATAGCATtatgaaaacatatattattatctATCTCTTCCTTATTTGAATTTCATCTCACTTGAAcctatttaaattaattcgACTATAAAGTCATTTTGTAGTcgttaaattaaatcaattaacattAATTTGATTCAATGCATTTGTAGGAGGCTTAGTTCACTGACTTCATAAGTTGAAGTTAAATAACTTAACTCACTAACTTCAATTGTGTTTGCGGTTGAAGTTTACACGGtagaaaaattcatatttcttctttctctctcctaaTATTTTAACTACATATTTATACTAAATAATTTTGCATCTCAAACGTAGATTTTCTAACTCTACCATATTAACTATAGACTTTAGAATTTAACTCAACACATTAAGGTCCgcatttgataattatttcgtttttagtttttttatattaagcctagttcttctccatttttttactATGATTTGTGAATTCTTAGCTAAAttccaaattctaaaaaccaCTTTTTGAAagctatatttttttcttcaaaatttgactCAGGTTTCTAAACCGTTGGTAGAATATAGgtgacaaaaaaagaaaatcgacATTGGAAGTAATatctataaacttaattttaaaaaacaaaatggttaccaaacCGAGCCTAATCAATCTCAAAATTgttatcttttctcttttatttttttagtttcaatttctAACGTACTACTTGAGTATATATATGAGGAGAATCCAAATAGGTTTTAATTGTGTAGAAAATTGTAGCCTGAGATGACTCATCAACTCTTGTAATCACAAAAGTCAGAACTGAATATGATGAAATGATGtcaattcttttatataatatagtatgctacaaatttaaattccCAAGGgcagaagaaatggaaagaattaaaactcaaatatgAAGAAACTGAGTAGAACAAGAAATACAAACcaattaagaagaagaagaagaaaaaatgaaaactttacACATgcttataacttataaattaatccTCATGAAAACAGGATCATGTGCCAAAAAACTCTATCACAATCCTCAAAAACAGCTTCTTTCCAATTGAATTCATTGCTCTATATATACAACCTCACAAACCCACTTTAATCTCATACAACTACGACTTTCAAACTCAAACcactaaaaaaaacttcattaaAACCCAACCCCAAACTCATTCAAATTCCAGGGGGGAAATGGAAGGGAAATTATGTCATTGGGATATGAAGAACAAAGTTATATCAAGAACATCTTCGATTGGTTATTCTTCTCATAGCATTTATTACTCTGGAACAGCTGATCAAGGAGTCCCTTTCAAATGGGAAACACAACCGGGAACTCCCAAAGATCCTCCTCCTCAAGATTTGCTTCCACCTCTCAGCCCTCCGCCTGCCGTTCTCAGCCTTGGGGTACCAAAACCCTACATCGATCAACCAAAATCTCGACCCCTACCTCGGATGAGACTTAGGTTTTGGAAGAAAATCATGAAGAGTAGGGATGGTGGAAAAGCCGCTGCTCAAACAACAACTATAGATCACTATAACGATAAGTTGGaaaccttttcatttcttagtTCTGATTGCGAGTTCATGGCGTCTCCTAGTCCTCAGAGCTCAATGTCGTCGTCTTCAACATcgtcatcttcttcatctccgTCATCTTTCCTCGATTCGTTAAATGTTCGAAATATGAGGAAGGTTTCATTTGGAAGGCCTTCAAGTTGGAATAATGCTTggcaaattaataaaatgctGGCTTGTTACCATTCCTAAGATGATTTTAGTgtgttcttaattttaatatatatgatatcaattttaaataaaggatttaaattattttgagctATAAGCTCAATGCTAATTTATGGGTTTTTGTCTTGTATATGTCTTGATCAAGCAGCTTGATGAAATTTAtacaatgaaagaaagaataatctGTTTTTTCAACtgagaatgaaaaatgg
Coding sequences:
- the LOC116402243 gene encoding uncharacterized protein LOC116402243 → MEGKLCHWDMKNKVISRTSSIGYSSHSIYYSGTADQGVPFKWETQPGTPKDPPPQDLLPPLSPPPAVLSLGVPKPYIDQPKSRPLPRMRLRFWKKIMKSRDGGKAAAQTTTIDHYNDKLETFSFLSSDCEFMASPSPQSSMSSSSTSSSSSSPSSFLDSLNVRNMRKVSFGRPSSWNNAWQINKMLACYHS